In Lolium rigidum isolate FL_2022 chromosome 3, APGP_CSIRO_Lrig_0.1, whole genome shotgun sequence, the genomic window AATGATCTGATcacgattccatctttgctacaTGCAGGGTTGGTGACGGCGACGACGGCTTCCCCAGGTGctcgtccactccgcctttctccGCGGCGCCGCCGCTAACCACCGGTGGATGCAGCGTATCTCCTCCGATTTTCTCCTCTGGAAGAGCTCCCGATAGGCAGCGGCTAATCAACCAACTGCAACGCCTGCCGTACGGGGACGGGGTCTTCAGAAATCAGAGCAGGTCTCTTCTGAAGTGTGATCGAGTCTCCTCTCCGAGATGGCCAAGATCGGCTGCTTCTGCGCTCTGCTCGGCGGCAGCAGGAAGAAATCAAAGGTCAGTACAGCACAGTAGCGGTCTCGCTTCTTAATTATCCAGCGGCAGTGTGTTTGAAAGATATTGGAAATCTTCTGCTGATTAGTTGGTAGAACCGGCACGCTTGTCACGTGTTTGCACTGTTGTTGGATTATAAAAATAATTGACTAGTAATAAGCTCGTGTAGCTGATCCGTCGTCCATGGCGTGTTCGCAGGACGCGAAGAAGGTGCCGTACGGCAAAAGGGCCAACGGACACGACTGGCAGAAGGTGAAACCGGTGGAGTCCATGGACGGGACGGACGCCGGGCCTCCCGTCGTCTGCAAAGGCGGCAGCGTTGACGGCGCGCCGGCACGCGACACGAAGGTTGCCGCCGCTGAGACAGCCGCGGAGGTGGCACGTGGAGGTCGTGACGGCGACAAGGCGCCGACGGCGAGGGTCCTACCTGACGTCGGCCTCGTCGTAGGCACGGGCAGTGCTGCCGCGGACTCGTCCGGCTGCAGCAGTGACGGCGGCGACAAGGATGCTAACAGCGCCGCCGCACCAGACGAGGTGATCATGCCCCACGCCCTTGATCGCGAGCTGCCGAACACTCCACTGAGGCTGCAACGCTCGTGCTCCAACATCGAGACGGCGAGGTCGGGCTGGAAGGCGCTCGACGACACGCTGGCGCCTGCGAAGTCACGCTCGCACGAGGACCTGGTGGCCCTGCCCGCCGGCAGCCTGCTCGCCAGCCCCGACGCCaacggcgaggcgggcggcgctaGCCCGGCGTCGTCGGTGAGGACGACGTGCAGCGCGGACCGCGTGATGCTGAGGAGGCGGTCGTCGAGCCAGGTGCTCCCGTCGCGGAGCCGGAAGCTCTGGTGGAGCCTGTTCCTGTGGAGCCACCGCAACCTGCACCGCGCGGCCATGTCTTCATCGCCGCGGCCGCCCACAGACACAAACGACAACGACGacgggcgccgctcccaccagcGGCACGACGGGTACACGTCCGACACGGTCGGGTCCAAGAAGAGCAGCAAGGAGATCGTCTCCCCCGCGGAGGACGAGCCAGCCCGGGCGATCCTGAGCCAGTGGGTGGCGTTCTCGGCGGAAGCCTCGTCGTCGCTGGACCGCGTCAGCGCGTGGGTGAGCAGCTCGTTGATCCACGCCGAGGACGACGAAGACGGCATCGTGGAGGTCGGGGAGTCGTCCGGGACGACGAAGTGGCACGCCCAGGCGGTGCCAGCACGGCGGCGCAGCAGCCCGGCGAACGAGGCGGCCGTCCAGGCGGCGAGCAGCGTCGTGCAGACGCTCAACGCGTTCTCGACGGTGGCGCACGTGTCAGGCATGGGGCTCAAGGTCGTCCCCGTGATCTCCGCCTTCTCCAGCCTCCGGGCCGTGAACCTCTCCGGCAACCTCATCGGTAAACTACACTACATTCTTACTCGTGATCGGAGGCAATAACATTCCTGTCCTAATCTAATCCAGATCGTTGGTTAATGTTGGCAGCTCACATCGCGGCTGGATCGTTGCCCAGGGGCCTGCACGCGCTGGACCTGTCGAGGAACAACATTGGCAGCATCGAGGGCCTGCGGGAGCTGACGAGGCTGCGCGTGCTCAGCCTCAGCTACAACCGGATCTCGCGCATCGGCCATGGTAAACCACCCACCCATTTCCTCCCTCGGCAACCAAACATTTCATCAGTTAATTTCGCATTCATGTGGTACCCCTTCTGGTGAAACCCTGGGCTCGCAAAACCCTATCTTGTTCATGGTTCAGTGTCCTTCTCCATGGCTGGCATTACTGCTGCTGCTAGTATTCAGATTTTGGCCCTTGCTAGGTAGGAGGAGTACGTGGTAGTAGGATGGTCCAAAGTTCAGGCTTTTAGCCGTGCACAGCAATTCGACAGGGGAGAGTCGTGTCATCCATCCTGGGAAAAAGCTTTTAGCTCCTGGTAGACGCCCAGCCCCAACAGGAGTTCCCATGTCTCGCCTTCACCTGGCCGCGCACGCGCAGGACACAACCTGAAGGTCATCTCGCGTCCGTCCTGCTTTCCGGTTCGTAGTTTTCGATGTTCCTCGCGACGGCGCAGCTAATATGTACCTGGTCAGTACTCAGTACCGATCGTGTTGGATCCGTCGCAGCTTTCCTTGTTCCCTACTAGACTGCTGCTAGACACTAGACATGCGATGCGTGACTGGATGCCACACCGGCCGTCGGTGAGCAGCTAGCTGGTCCAACTGGTCACCACGTACGTACTCCTTAAATGGCCTCGTCTGCGTCCGGCGTCCATGTCCTTGTTTGCTGCAAGACGGCAAAATACGATGGTCACTCATCGCCAGCCTTAAATTTCACCAAACGCCGTATAAAAGCTTGTCTAAAAGCTTTTTTTTACATACTACTTGTCTAAAACcttcttcttaatcaatgaaaatggcaaagtTTTTTATCTTGTTTTTCCATAAAAAAAATAAGGTTACCTGAATCGGACGCATGTCATTCTGTCAATCTTGTACTGTAACCAAATCAGGATTCAAAGAAACTGACCAGCCCGCGTGCTCTATTTTGCTGAACAATTCAGGGCTGTCGAGCTGCACGGCGATCAGGGAGCTCTACCTGGCCGGGAACAAGATCAGCGACGTGGAGGGGCTGCACCGCCTGCTGAAGCTGGCGGTCCTGGACGTGAGCTTCAACAGGATCACCACGGCCAAGGGCCTCGGCCAGCTCGTCGCCAACTACAACTCCCTCCGGGCGCTCAACATCCTCGGCAACCCCGTGCAGGCCAACGTCGGCGAGGAGACGCTCCGCAAGGCGGTGTCGGGCCTCCTGCCGCGGCTCGAGTACCTCAACAAGCAGGCAGTGAAGCCGCTGCGTGCAAGTGAGGCGGCCAAGGACAGCGTCGCCAAGGCGGCGCTCGGGAACAGCCGCTGGAGCTCGCGGAGGCGGGCGTCGTCGCGCCGGTCCAGCCTCAGCCCCGGCTCGTCGTCGAAGAGGGCtgggagcagcagcaggagcaggtccaagagcagcagcagcagggttCAGAGCTCCAGCGTCACAAGGAGGTGACACGATCAGGCGGTATAAACAGTGTTACATTGACACTGGACTTGGAGGGCGCTGAGATTCAGAGAAATGGCATGTGCTGGAAAATGCAATCCTGCTATATCAGACGGGCACTTGCAAAAGAAATCAAGCGATTCCTGATGAACCCGAACTGATTGAGGAAAGAAGAGGCATGCAATCAGTAGTCAGGAGGTACATGCATCTCCCGGTTGCGAGATTTGTTAATAGGGCAATGCTGTGATATCGACAGTGTACTTGAGAAGGAAGTGCAATTCAGGTGATTCCTGATGAAACCAAAATGATTCAGGAAAGAAGAGGCGTGCAATCAGTAGTCAGGAGGTACATGCATCCGAGGGTTGCGAGATTGTAGTAGTGTAGTGTAGTCTATTGCGGTTTGGGGGCAAAACTCAATACGAGGCTTTGGCTTGTTTGATCTTTCGCGCACACATTAGTACAGTGTTTGATGAAATCGAAATGATTCAGGAAAGCTGTGTACTTGGGGGACAAAAGTGTATTTGATCTTTTCGCGCAACCTGTGTCTGAATTTATCTTGCTATGTTATACACATTTACTACTATGCTGAATTGCTGATTACTACCAAGGTATCCCTCACCTAATAAAATATGTGTAGCCCGATATCAACCACACCAGACATGCCAAGGGATGAAAATAGTATGGAATCTTTCCGTCAATTCGGCGGCAAAAAGAAACCAATATCTAAAAAAAAGGAATTTTGTGGAAATGGATTTTTTCTGCGGAAGTGGAATATGTATGGCTCAAAGGGGGCCTTTTAGTTCCGATGAACATTGGAGGgccttttatgttggtttttCGATAATATATGCTACATATTCGTTTTGGGGGTTTCTATATTTgttttgtttcagcaaaaacaatGTGAAAAACAAGTATGGTACACTTAGTTCAGTTCTTTCCAGCTCCGTTTTCATCCATGCAACCATCATTGTACGTTTTCTCATGAACGGTGAAGATTTGTTGTACCGTAGATTCGTAGTGCTCCCTGTATTGATGCAAAAAAGAAACAAGATAACAAAATATAAATCAATCGAGTTTgtaacaaaaaaaattaacaattgatctaaaaaaaaattaaCTTCATCGATTCTTACTTAATGTCAAGTGAAGGAAGAAAAgctcatgcaaaaaaaaaaaaaaaatacatactcgtgcaacatgtggtcttgtttattatTCCTACTATCTCGTATCTGAAAAAGTTGAGATGCTTATTTGATACAGAGGGAGTAGCACTTAATAAAGGCTTGCTTCACAAAAAGTCATTTTGGATCCTCGGCACCCTAGTTCTCTCATCGTATTCAAAAAGTCGAAAATTATATTTTtctgtttaaaaaaattatgtatcAAATTTCTAAAAGGACCTGATGATGTATCCCACTAACGTACaaaatctcaattacaaatgttttcttttctgagctacacaaaaatgacaaagtctgATTTCTTTTCGAAGATTTGAATTACTATACTCACTCAGATCTACGAATTTATTATTcttgtgtagctcaaaatacacatATTTCCAGTTGAAATTGTACACATTTGTGGGGGTTTTGGCTATATCgtaatttattttcagatttttttgaaacttagaaatatgattttcAATTACTTTAAAAAAGGATCACGGGTGCACATGTGCACCAAATTTCTATCCCATGCTTCGTCATTTTCTTACAAAATAACTTGAAAATGGATATACGTTTCTCCGTCTTCAATTTTCTTGGGTAATTCTCGGGTTTTAGCTTCAAATAATTCGTTATTTGGATCATGCAAGGTCATTTTTAAGGAATCTTCCCCATTGCGGTTGTGTTGGAGTCGTCCTGGTGTGTACCTAATGCCTTCTTCGACGATGTTCGCTAATATGGATCTCCATCTTCAATGTGCCGTCAAAACTTGGTATATATAAGCGCCATTCGGATCATTCGAAGCTGTAAGAGCAAACTTTAAatcccaagttttgtgtgtttgatgacaacacttgagatatctcaccgtgtgccttgagtatcattgttagatttgcaagagcacggtgacctcgccggacgcgtcaagatcggaagactgaagcgtagttgataggttttctggttttgtgtgtgtttagcgaggtgacatggttggagagaaaaagggaagaaaaccagatttagccaggccggtactaccggtacctgtagcggtagtaccgctacccctataggtaccgcctcacggtaccgctctgagttctgcgctggATTTGTCCCTCagtacaagttacggtacctctgcggtaccgggtgcggtagtaccgctcacgagcggtagtaccgcccatggtaccggcCAGGTACCGTAACaagttacggtcgtaccgccctggtaccgtcctggtaccgcttcgagtccagtaaggtttggaccctgttgcggtaccttgAGTGGTACCTcgaacggtagtaccgctctgcgtcctttgaccagatctgggaggatttcgaactcagagcggtagtaccgcttcccaaaagcggtagtaccgcttaggcaaaatctggacataacggttggatttggaggagcctatttaagggctcctttgtgacgccccggaaccggtaccatgaggatcccagcgaacccgccgaaatccgcacgatatcgattccgacacgccctccgacacgactgtGCGACgattcacacacgtgatgccagaggaattaacacgagcggtaacattacaacaggattacaatagagcccacaagaaacatatattacaacaacgacttcgacgagtcaagatacaaatatacaatacaaagatccgaatcatacagaagatcgaatacgtccgagtacggacaagatacaaattggactaagagtcctgaagataaccagtggcgtccataaccccgcctgagccaagccggaagggtaaccttgctaacgtcgtcatctcgtacctgtcaaagtcgggccatcggttgccgacaaaagggaggaagcaaaagagaaagaggaaaggcgagagtaagtaccaaggaacgaactccggcacgtacttagcgagactagaaatggctatgctcgccgagcgagtatatatatatcgcctggggctatatggtaggtttagcggcagcaaaactataaccaatagagacacactacaacatccgtctactcagataagataaaagagcgcataaggtaacagataaaatactacacaagcataacccagccgattacacatatcgcctccaacaattgcgaagaggcaatgtaaaaggcactcaacggtggacaagttttattaggtatcggttgtagtaatgctatattactacgcaagttattagcagattattagcaataagttaacggtgtaagttgttctatgatcaagtcatacagctccaagtcgtccataaccgcggacacggcttatcgataagatgtacaccctgcaggggttgcccaaatgtaaccatacgcatgctcgacccacttacgacaggtggatgtctcacaacaagaccgttcccagctcaacaagaaagtctagggggccacccaactaagctacccgtgacgaagtccggccgtactccgaagcggactcggaggtttgcgccggcggctaggcgtgcaaaccacacgcttcgctaaacgtcccgcaaggtacagacgatgaatataaacacccgaaggcaacaggaagtaaacacccgaaggcaacgagtaagtaaagcatggcatacatggcataggcaaataaaaccaaggttgtggcccccttttcaaccgacttgagaaaaggtaatgggtgagggggtcccaataatcgtccccacgcatgggtagagcgctcaatctcggaacagataacaagaactcgggtcctaggggacattagcgagtcaaagttccgatgctttcgcaaagggactcactgcttacaattttagttgttaacaattaaatagagcatgtgtatctccaacaactgatatagcatgtgataacctcccaacaacccaacatatcccgataacagatcgagataaacaacagagcctaaacacgcctacgactcgcaaggctcaaacatcaagcaacggctatgggtgaggaatgatacatataggattattatggtaaacaagtggaataggacacgtgacttgataaagaagcgcaacataaggatagcaatgcgagggagagagtataataggtgaagagagagggctcgcctgtgaaaagctgcagaagaacttgtcggagaactcgtcgtatctcacatcaccacttcgcgatcctatccgggaagaagcaaatgctggaacacacaacgtatgcaagtcttactactacggataaagaagatccagcatgatcaagatgatatgcatgacatggcatgtatgatgcgatgcacttatccaatttaagcgggatcggaaccccggacaaacaaattaggttgcagTTGCATTTTTTTACTggcaaagttaagtgttgtatagcatggcataacatggcaggggtgcactacttcaatattaaacggggcGGGGAAAACCaagttggaaatccaaaataccccgcgtatatgttaggtgaacatgcacgaatatcaacgcgcgacatgatgcgatatgcaaacagatgaatggatggcatattcatgttcagcacgtttttctgatcaattttcatatagaaaacattttatttcgagttatattttGAAAGATATTAATTTTGCAAGATATAAGCATTTTATGCAATTTCTGGAAAAACAGAGAGAGGGAAACGTTTTATACCCAGAGGGAACTAGCCACAGTGGCTGACAGCGGGACCAGGGGGctgacgaggcggctgacgcggcGGAGGGGCCCAGGGTTGCTTCTCCAGGAGTTCCAGGGGGCTTTCCAGAAAACCTGCACCGGTAAGGACTGCGGGTTGAGAGAAAAGAAAAGGCAGGGGCCTTGATGCAAGATGGTTTGGATCTGGATCTGGGAACGGTTTCTCACCGAGGAGCAGCGAGCCGGAGAGACTGACGAGAGGGCCCCGCGGCCACATAGGACGCCAGCGTGGCAAAGCATCCGCGCGCGCACGCAACGTGCTCGACGCGGTGCGATGCCGCTCGCGTTCCAGCGGGCGCGGTCACTGCGGCCAGACGGGCGCGGCGCGGTCGATTGGGGGCGCCCCAGGAAGCGGGGAAGGGGGCGCCGGGTTCGCCTCGCCGGCGCGGgtcaggaggaggcggcgccatCTCCAGGAGGTCGTCGGAGAGGCGAGGGCGACGGTGACCTGCGGCAACGGCGTCGGCACAACGGTGAAGGAGGGGAACTCGGAAGCAAGAGGAGGGGAGAGGATGTCCAGGAGGGGTGCGGAGTTACCAGGAACGCGCAGATGCGCTCAGTTTGGACGGAGGAGATCGAGGTCGGCCGGAATCGAAGAGAAAGGCCGCCGGGGTCGGTGAAGAATCGGCGATGTTAGCGGCGATGTAGAGcgccccggctcgattccttgcaccGGTGGATGGAGGAGAATGAGGCGGCGCAGTTGATGCTCTCAGATCATCGGGGGGTGGCCGGAGTTGGCGGATCGACGGTGAACTGAGCGCCAGAAAGCGTTGGGGTTTTCTCTCCGTTCGTTTgcttgcagaagaagaagaaagcgagCAGTAGAGTCGTGGCCAAGGGGAAAAGAGAGGTTCGGTCCAGGCATAAAGCAGAGAGAAGGGAGGGAGTAGGTGAGCGAGCGAGAGGGGGAGGACCACGCGGAAGGGGTGGGAAGAACGAGCACGGCGAGCTCGTGCTCCCGTCACTGTCGCTGCGCGTGATGAGGATGGGGATATTTTTctccgaaggggtacgggccggtGCGATGGGCTGGAAAGATGTGGCCTCGGGCCAGAGGAAGAAAAGAGGTTGGGCCGCCGGGGGGAGCGAGAGAAAGGCCAGGGTTAAAGAGAGTGGCCCAGAGGAGAGGGAAGGGGTTTTCTTTTTATTTAGCAAatccttttctcttttgtttatttTAGGAAACCTGTTTTAGCAAATTGTTTTGAACCAGCACCAACAGAAGTTTGAGTTTTGAATATAGGGTAGAGATAGAGACAAAACAAGAGCCAAAGGTTTAAtagcaaaaataaaataattttgtgtTAGGGTTTATTAAATGACAAGAGATGGGAGATTTATttaataaaaccatatgagaggtaaaaataaaataattagggtttataaaataattttatttgttgaAAACATGGATGatgtgatgcatgatgcatgatgatgcataaaataaaaagaacaagcaattctaatagggggtgctaccctgggccgttacaatcgacaccactaacaagggatcgcgccccgagatcccacgtccaggtacgggggagagaggtgaactagcggatcttcaggcgacgtgtcgatctcctcgacaccactaacaagagttgttgctccacgtagatcggcgacaccactaacaagggttgTTGCTCACGTCGACGAggatgactccggagaaacaaaggagGGAGTAATAGTCACATGGATCCACCTATTCAACGTAacaaaagcgaataataagagtagtcggtatggtgatcagtccatcccgcactcaaagtattactctgcacatgaataAGAGAATCACATAACCAACTCCTGGAATCCAGATTGGTGATCTTGTCAAAGGTTCGGCGGGTCAAAGCATAGAGAACTGAGGAGAGATCACAGAAACTAGATGGTGGAATCGGAGAGACAAGGTTATCCGCCGTGGATGTTCTTCTGTCGGAAATCTTTAGAGATCGGACCTGTTAGGataaaggcaaagatcgtccaacccacgtcggaacctaagactcagaaaaactcagataagagagaagactcaaaactcgcaaaggtaagaggagaaagaatatagataaggagaaaaatagagctaatTAGATAtatccaacgagttttcagaaaatagttttgacactctaaactcaacgTCAGTtgtcaaggttatcctacaggctggactagtggggtaccgtcaacctgaagatctgataccaacttgtgacgccccggaaccggtaccatgaggattccagcgaacccgccgaaatccgcacgatatcgattccgacacgccctccgacacgacgtgtgcGACgattcacacacgtgatgccagaggaattaacacgaggggtatcattacaacaggattacaatagagcccacaagaaacatatattacaacaacgacttcgacgagtcaagatacaaatatacaatacaaagatccgaatcatacagaagatcgaatacatccgagtacggacaagatacaaattggactaagagtcccgaagataaccgatggcgtccataaccctgcccgggccaagccggaagggtaaccttgctaacgtcgtcatctcgtacctgtcaaagtcgggccatcggttgccgacaaaagggaggaagcaaaagagaaagaggaaa contains:
- the LOC124694880 gene encoding uncharacterized protein LOC124694880; translated protein: MAKIGCFCALLGGSRKKSKDAKKVPYGKRANGHDWQKVKPVESMDGTDAGPPVVCKGGSVDGAPARDTKVAAAETAAEVARGGRDGDKAPTARVLPDVGLVVGTGSAAADSSGCSSDGGDKDANSAAAPDEVIMPHALDRELPNTPLRLQRSCSNIETARSGWKALDDTLAPAKSRSHEDLVALPAGSLLASPDANGEAGGASPASSVRTTCSADRVMLRRRSSSQVLPSRSRKLWWSLFLWSHRNLHRAAMSSSPRPPTDTNDNDDGRRSHQRHDGYTSDTVGSKKSSKEIVSPAEDEPARAILSQWVAFSAEASSSLDRVSAWVSSSLIHAEDDEDGIVEVGESSGTTKWHAQAVPARRRSSPANEAAVQAASSVVQTLNAFSTVAHVSGMGLKVVPVISAFSSLRAVNLSGNLIAHIAAGSLPRGLHALDLSRNNIGSIEGLRELTRLRVLSLSYNRISRIGHGLSSCTAIRELYLAGNKISDVEGLHRLLKLAVLDVSFNRITTAKGLGQLVANYNSLRALNILGNPVQANVGEETLRKAVSGLLPRLEYLNKQAVKPLRASEAAKDSVAKAALGNSRWSSRRRASSRRSSLSPGSSSKRAGSSSRSRSKSSSSRVQSSSVTRR